CCGGAAGTGCTCGAATGGCGCTACCCGGTACGGCTCGATTCGCACCGGATCCGCGCCGGATCGGGCGGCGGCGGACGCTGGCGCGGCGGCGACGGCGCGGTGCGGCGGATCAGGTTCCTCGAGCCGATGACCGCGTCGATCCTGTCGAACAACCGGATCCACGCGCCGTTCGGCGCGGCGGGCGGCGCAGCGGGCGCGCTCGGCCGCAACACGATCGAGCGCGCGGACGGCTCGGTCGAGGCGCTCGACCATATCGGCCGCGCGCAGATGGCGCCGGGCGACGTGTTCGTCGTCGAAACGCCGGGCGGTGGCGGGTACGGCGCGGCGCTCTGAGCGCGGCGCACGCGTGGCGGCGGTGACGGCGGGCGTTCGTGCGGGGCGGCGAACGCCCGCCGCACGTCGCGCGCGCCGGCCGCAACGGCGGCCGTACCGGTTCCACCCGCGCTGGCAGCCGGGCCCGGTAAAACCGCGCGTCGGGGCGGCGTGATCCGGTAAAACACGCCACTCCGGCAGTCGCCTCGATATTGCAAGCAACTGTGGAATAAAACCGCGCATTCACGCACGAAAGGAATCAAAAAGCGGCAAAAAGTCATGTCGCGGTCACGCGATCCGACCCTGTCGCCGCGCGCTGCGGCCGGTCGGACCCGGGATGCCGAAATTCGCCGCAAACGCCCGTCCGGCGGGGCACTCCGCCTGTCCCGCCCGCCTCGTTCCAGGCCGCCCCACCTGTTGTTGCGCATGCCGCCAATCATGAAAAATCCGGCTTGCCAATCGAGTCCCGATTCCTTGACACTCTGCTCTAAATGTGAGTGCCAATCCTCATCGTCATTTGATAAGATGGCTCTCATCATTCGTTTGGCAGAACCTGCGCGCGTCAAGCGCGAACGCCGGGTCGCATGAGTTGGAAACAAGTACGGAACGAGGAACGTTGTCACGGCAATCACGGCTGACCTGCCGGGAACGCGCGCTGCGCGGCCCGGGAGGGCAGTCTGCCAGCTCGCCTCCGTCTACACTGTGCGTTTTTTCTGGATCGGGGCGTGTCCATGGATGACGAAAACGATAGCGCGGTGCTCGAGGCGCATGTCGGTACGCGCAGCCCCTGCTGGCGTCTCGGCAGCGACAGCAACGCGCTCGAACTGGCCGCCGTGCGCGGCCTGACCAACGTCGCCGTTGCGCTGACGCTCGAGCAGGCGGCGCGCATCCGCGCGCTGACGGGCGTCACGTCGCATCTGGTGCTCGACATCGTGCTGTTCGGCAATCCGGTCAGCCTCCATCTCGTCGGCAAGAAGGTCGACACGACCGACTGGGCCGGCACGGCCTCCGCCTATTCCGATACCGTGTCCGTCGCGGGCGATCTCGCGCACGGGCTCGCGTTCGCCGAGCAGGTCGTGTCCGAAGTGAATTCGCTCGTCGTGATCCTCGACCGCAACGGGATGGTGCAGCGCTTCAACCGGCTGTGCGAGGAAGTGACCGGCAAGCGCGAGGTCGACGTGATCGGCCGCAGCGCATTCGAGCTGTTCATGAGTCCCGAGCAGGGCGCGCAGTCGCGCAGCAACATCACGGGCTTTTTCGCGAGCAACCATTCGTTCGCGGTCGAGCGCTACATCAACACGGTCAACGGGCCGCGCCTGTTCCAGTTCCGCAACAAGTTCGTGCAGAGCGGCAGCGGCGTCGAGGAACAGTTCCTGATCTGTTCGGGCATCGACATCACCGAGGAGCGCAACGCGCAGCAGCGGCTCACCGAGCTCGCGAACACCGACGTGCTCACCGGGCTGCCGAACCGCCATGCGATCAGCGAGCGCATCCATGCGGCGATCGCCGCGGAGAGCGCCGACAAGCGCGGCCAGGTCGGCATCCTGTTCCTCGATCTCGACAACTTCAAGCGCGTCAACGATCACTACGGACACATCACCGGCGACCGCCTGCTGCAGGACGTGTCCTCGATCATCAGCGGCTGCCTGCCGTCCGGCGCGACGCTCGCGCGGCTCGGCGGCGACGAATTCCTCGTGCTGTTCGAGCAGGGCACGCGGCCGCTGCTCGAAGCGACCGCGCAGATCATCCTCGAACGGTTGCGCACGCCGATTCACCTCGGGCTGATGGAGGTCTACACGAGCTGCTCGATCGGCATCGCGATGCATCCGCAGCACGGCGATTCGCTCGAGACGCTGATCCGCAGCGCCGACACCGCGATGTATGTCGCGAAGGAAGAAGGCAAGCACACGTATCGTGTGTTCTCGCTGGAGATGAACCAGAAGGTCGCGAAGTACATGTGGCTCGACACGAACCTGCGCAAAGCGCTCGAGGAAGAGCAGTTCGTGTTGCACTACCAGCCGGTCGTCGATATCGCGACGGGCGACGTGCACGGCGTCGAGGCGCTGATCCGCTGGCAGTCGCCCGATCGCGGGCTCGTCGCGCCGGTCGAGTTCATCCGCTTCGCGGAGGAGTCGGGCCTGATCGCGCCGCTCGGGCGCTGGGTGATGCGTACCGCGGCCGCACAGGCCGCCGCGTGGAAGGCGAAGGGGCTCGGCATCCGGATCGCGGTGAACGTGTCCGCGCGGCAGTTGCAGGACATGAACATCGTGCACCAGTTCGCGTCGATTCTCGACGGCGCGGGGCTGAAACCCGGCCTGCTCGACATCGAGCTGACCGAGAGTTGCTTCATCGAGGATGAAGATTCGGCCAACGGGCTGATGCGGCAGTTCCGCCAGCTCGGCGCGGAGATTCATCTCGACGATTTCGGCACCGGCTATTCGTCGTTGTCGCAACTGTCGCGCCTGCCGCTCGACGCGATCAAGCTCGACCGCACCTTCATCACCGGCATCGACCGCAATCCGCGTTCGCAGGCGCTGGTGCGCTCGGTCGTGTCGCTCGCGAAGGCGCTGAATTTCGCGGTGGTCGCCGAAGGCGTCGAAACGCATGCGGAAGCCGAATTCCTCAAGCAGCTCGATGTCGATCACGCGCAGGGCTACTACTTCGCGCGCCCGATGCCGGCGCCGGCATTCGAGGCGTGGCTCGCCGAGACGAGGAAGCTCAGGCTGATCGCCTGAGCTTCGTTGCGCGGAAAAGGGCGCCGCCGGCACACGACGGCGCCCGTCGCATCACACCGTGCGCAGCTTCGACACGCGCCGGTTCTGCAGCATCACGAGGCGTTCCATGTACGCGAGGTCCTTCGGCTCGATCGTGAACGCCGCATGTACCCACTCTTCCGTGATGTCCATCAGCTCCGAGCGCGTCAGCTGGAACACGCGGTCGCGTGCGCGCAGCATCGCGCGCACGCCGTTCAGCTTCGGCTTCGTCACGTCGATGAAGGTGCGCGTCGCGAGATACGCGTCGCCGGCATCGAACGTCTGGTCGATCAGCCCGCGATCCTCGTACCACTCGGCCGCATGCGCTTCGCCCGTCGCGATCAGCGATTCCGCGAGCGCGCGATCCGCCTTGCGCGCGACGAGCGAATAGCCGCCCATGCCCGGGAACAGGTTGAACGCGATCTCGGGGAACCCGAGCTTCACGCCCTTCTGCGCGAGCACGTAATGATGCGCGAGCGCGGCCTCGAAACCGCCGCCGAGCGCGCTGCCCTCGACCATCGCGATCGAGATCGCCCCGGTGCCGAAGCCGGTATAGATCTCGTACACGCCGTCGATGCACGAGCGCGCGTAGGCCATCAGCTGGTCGCGCCGGCCGCTGCGGATCGCGTCGACGAAGAAGCTCAGGTCGCCGCCGACGTTGAACAGCTCGGGGACGAGCGAGCCCGTCACCCAGAAGTCGAACGGCAGGCCCGAGTCGCGTGCGACGCGCGCGAGATGGATGATGTCGGTGACGAGTTGCTGGTTGAAACACGGCCGCGGCTCCGATCGCAGCATCATCCACATGACGTTGCGGCCCTCTTCGTAAAAGGCAGTCAGTTGCGTGAGTTCGCCGGCTTCATAAAACGGACGGCACGCCGGATGGGATTGGAGTTGCATGGTATGTCCTCGTGAGATGTGGTTTTTGAAGACCGCCGCGCCCGGCGCCATGCGGGAATCGGGTTGCCCGCCTGGCGCCGGGCGCGAGGCATCGCCATTGTTGCGCGCGCACAAAAGTCGAATTGCGGGGAACAACGCACGACCGGGACGCGGGCCCGGATCGCATTCGTGCGGACGGAGCGGGCGGCGACAGGCGCGGCGATGGATATCGGGAGACGGAAACCCGGGCGCCGGGCATGGCCGGGGCGGGCGGGAAGATCGACCGCGACGCGGCCGGACCGGGTGCGCCGCCCCGCGCGAGCGCGTTCAGGCGGCCGATCCGGCGCGTGGCTGCCGGCGGCGTTCGTTTACACGCTGAAAGCGGCGCGCGGCCGCCGGGCGGCCCTTATGGAAGATGCGGACTGGCGCGACGCCTGCGCGTCGATTAGCTTTAGAAGATCACGCCGCCGCGTCCGGCGCTCCGGGAGGAGACCATGACCGCATTCCAGAAGGTATGGCAGTTGCTGGTCGGAAAGCCGCTGGACCCGCTCGATCCGCGCACGCGGCATGCGATCGCCGTGACGCCGTTGCTGGCCTGGGTCGGGCTCGGCGCCGACGGCCTGTCGTCGTCGTGCTACGGCCCGGAAGAGGCGTTCCTCGCGCTTGCGCACCACACGCCGCTCGCGCTGTTCCTCGCGCTCGCGACGGCGGCGACCGTGTTCATCATCGCGCTCGGCTACAACCAGGTGATCGAGCTGTTCCCGACGGGCGGCGGCGGCTACCGCGTCGCGACGTCGCTGCTCGGCTCGAAGCCGGGGCTCGTGTCGGGCGCGGCGCTGCTGGTCGACTACGTGCTGACGGTTGCGACGTCGCTCGCAAGCGGCGTCGACGCATTCTTCAGCCTGCTGCCGATCAGCGCGCAGGCGTTCAAGC
The sequence above is drawn from the Burkholderia stabilis genome and encodes:
- the pdeR gene encoding cyclic di-GMP phosphodiesterase, giving the protein MDDENDSAVLEAHVGTRSPCWRLGSDSNALELAAVRGLTNVAVALTLEQAARIRALTGVTSHLVLDIVLFGNPVSLHLVGKKVDTTDWAGTASAYSDTVSVAGDLAHGLAFAEQVVSEVNSLVVILDRNGMVQRFNRLCEEVTGKREVDVIGRSAFELFMSPEQGAQSRSNITGFFASNHSFAVERYINTVNGPRLFQFRNKFVQSGSGVEEQFLICSGIDITEERNAQQRLTELANTDVLTGLPNRHAISERIHAAIAAESADKRGQVGILFLDLDNFKRVNDHYGHITGDRLLQDVSSIISGCLPSGATLARLGGDEFLVLFEQGTRPLLEATAQIILERLRTPIHLGLMEVYTSCSIGIAMHPQHGDSLETLIRSADTAMYVAKEEGKHTYRVFSLEMNQKVAKYMWLDTNLRKALEEEQFVLHYQPVVDIATGDVHGVEALIRWQSPDRGLVAPVEFIRFAEESGLIAPLGRWVMRTAAAQAAAWKAKGLGIRIAVNVSARQLQDMNIVHQFASILDGAGLKPGLLDIELTESCFIEDEDSANGLMRQFRQLGAEIHLDDFGTGYSSLSQLSRLPLDAIKLDRTFITGIDRNPRSQALVRSVVSLAKALNFAVVAEGVETHAEAEFLKQLDVDHAQGYYFARPMPAPAFEAWLAETRKLRLIA
- a CDS encoding crotonase/enoyl-CoA hydratase family protein — its product is MQLQSHPACRPFYEAGELTQLTAFYEEGRNVMWMMLRSEPRPCFNQQLVTDIIHLARVARDSGLPFDFWVTGSLVPELFNVGGDLSFFVDAIRSGRRDQLMAYARSCIDGVYEIYTGFGTGAISIAMVEGSALGGGFEAALAHHYVLAQKGVKLGFPEIAFNLFPGMGGYSLVARKADRALAESLIATGEAHAAEWYEDRGLIDQTFDAGDAYLATRTFIDVTKPKLNGVRAMLRARDRVFQLTRSELMDITEEWVHAAFTIEPKDLAYMERLVMLQNRRVSKLRTV